From Apium graveolens cultivar Ventura chromosome 9, ASM990537v1, whole genome shotgun sequence, the proteins below share one genomic window:
- the LOC141686463 gene encoding glyceraldehyde-3-phosphate dehydrogenase A, chloroplastic: MASAALSMGSSSLQVNKGFSEFTGLRSSAALLFNKKTSDDLLSLVAFQTSVIGGGNRRGVVEAKLKVAINGFGRIGRNFLRCWHGRKDSPLDVIAINDTGGVKQASHLLKYDSTLGIFDADVKPVGTDGISVDGKVIQVVSDRNPSNLPWGELGIDLVIEGTGVFVDREGAGKHLQAGAKKVLITAPGKGDIPTYVVGVNAELYDHSETIISNASCTTNCLAPFVKVLDQKFGIIKGTMTTTHSYTGDQRLLDASHRDLRRARAAALNIVPTSTGAAKAVALVLPNLKGKLNGIALRVPTPNVSVVDLVVQVSKKTFAEEVNAAFQESADNELKGILALCLEPLVSVDFRCSDVSSTVDASLTMVMGDDMVKVIAWYDNEWGYSQRVVDLADIVANQWK; this comes from the exons ATGGCATCTGCTGCTCTTTCCATGGGCAGTTCATCTCTCCAG GTGAACAAAGGATTCTCAGAATTCACGGGGCTGCGCTCATCTGCTGCTCTTCTATTTAACAAGAAAACATCTGATGACTTGCTCTCTCTTGTTGCATTCCAGACCTCTGTT ATTGGTGGAGGCAACAGAAGGGGAGTCGTGGAAGCCAAGCTTAAGGTAGCCATCAATGGATTTGGAAGAATCGGAAGAAACTTCTTAAGGTGTTGGCACGGAAGGAAAGACTCGCCTCTTGATGTTATTGCCATCAACGACACTGGCGGTGTTAAACAAGCGTCTCACCTTCTCAAGTACGACTCCACCCTCGGGATCTTTGATGCAGATGTCAAGCCTGTTGGTACTGATGGCATCTCTGTCGATGGAAAGGTCATCCAAGTTGTCTCTGACCGCAACCCAAGCAATCTTCCCTGGGG GGAACTAGGAATCGATTTGGTGATTGAAGGAACCGGGGTATTTGTGGACAGAGAAGGTGCCGGTAAACATCTTCAAGCTGGAGCTAAGAAGGTGCTCATCACAGCCCCTGGGAAGGGTGATATACCCACATATGTTGTTGGTGTCAACGCAGAGTTGTATGATCATTCTGAGACTATAATTAGTAATGCGTCCTGCACTACAAACTGCCTTGCGCCTTTTGTTAAGGTTCTTGACCAGAAATTTG GTATTATAAAGGGAACTATGACCACAACTCACTCCTACACCGGAGACCAGAGGTTGCTCGATGCAAGCCACAGGGATCTCAGGCGTGCACGTGCAGCAGCACTCAACATCGTCCCAACCTCAACTGGTGCAGCAAAGGCAGTGGCCCTTGTCCTACCCAATCTCAAGGGCAAGCTCAATGGCATTGCCCTTCGTGTGCCCACACCCAACGTGTCAGTGGTGGATCTTGTTGTTCAGGTTTCCAAGAAGACATTTGCTGAGGAGGTCAATGCTGCTTTCCAGGAGAGTGCTGACAACGAGCTCAAAGGCATCCTAGCTTTGTGTTTGGAGCCACTCGTTTCAGTTGATTTCAGATGCTCAGATGTTTCCTCAACAGTTGATGCATCACTTACTATGGTTATGGGAGACGACATGGTTAAGGTGATTGCGTGGTATGACAATGAGTGGGGTTACTCACAAAGGGTGGTTGATTTGGCAGACATTGTTGCCAACCAGTGGAAATAA
- the LOC141686462 gene encoding dihydroorotate dehydrogenase (quinone), mitochondrial — protein MTTRVALKLLKEHVLHKIKSGFAASRHFSSVPPPPRSKIPQFSKKGRILTGATLSLLIGGGAYASTVDEATFCGWLFTATKAVNPFFAFLDPEVAHRLAVSAAARGWVPREKRPDPSILGLEVWGRRFSNPLGLAAGFDKNAEAVEGLLAVGFGFVEVGSVTPVPQEGNPKPRIFRLPNEGAIINRCGFNSEGIVAVAKRLGAQHGKRKLDETSTSSSPSSGGVTQGGKAGPGILGVNLGKNKTSEDADADYVQGVHTLSQYADYLVINVSSPNTPGLRQLQGRKQLKDLVKKVQAARNEMQWGEEGPPPLLVKIAPDLSKQDLEDIAAVALALHLDGLIISNTTISRPDHIREDPVAKESGGLSGKPLFDLSTSILKETYLLTKGKIPLIGCGGISSGEDVYKKIRAGATLVQLYTAFAYGGPALIPQIKAELARCLERDGFKSIHEAVGADCR, from the exons ATGACAACACGGGTTGCTTTGAAATTGCTCAAAGAACATGTTTTGCATAAGATTAAATCTGGGTTTGCTGCTTCTAGACATTTTTCATCTGTTCCTCCACCTCCTAGATCCAAGATTCCTCAGTTTTCCAAAAAA GGGAGAATACTGACAGGAGCCACCCTCAGCTTGCTTATTGGGGGAGGAGCTTATGCAAGCACtgtggatgaagcaactttcTG TGGCTGGCTGTTCACAGCGACAAAAGCTGTGAATCCATTCTTTGCATTTCTTGATCCAGAGGTTGCTCATCGGTTGGCTGTATCAGCTGCTGCTCGTGGATGGGTTCCAAGAGAGAAGAGGCCTGATCCTTCAATATTAGGACTCGAAGTTTGGGGGAGGAGGTTTTCCAATCCTTTAGGCCTTGCTGCTGGTTTTGATAAAAATGCTGAGGCTGTTGAAGGCTTACTAGCAGTAGGTTTTGGCTTTGTAGAGGTTGGCTCTGTGACACCAGTTCCACAGGAGGGTAATCCAAAACCTCGTATATTCAGATTGCCAAATGAAGG TGCTATAATCAACAGATGTGGCTTCAATAGTGAGGGAATTGTTGCTGTTGCCAAAAGGTTGGGAGCTCAGCATGGTAAAAGGAAACTTGATGAAACATCAACGTCTTCATCCCCATCAAGTGGTGGAGTCACACAGGGAGGAAAAGCTGGTCCTGGAATACTTGGAGTCAATCTTGGAAAGAACAAGACCAGCGAAGATgcagatgcagattatgtacaAGGGGTTCACACATTATCTCAGTACGCTGATTACTTG GTTATTAACGTCTCATCTCCCAATACACCTGGACTGCGCCAACTTCAAGGAAGAAAGCAGCTGAAGGACCTTGTAAAGAAG GTTCAAGCAGCTCGTAATGAAATGCAATGGGGTGAGGAGGGGCCACCTCCTCTGCTTGTGAAAATTGCCCCAGACTTGTCTAAGCAAGACCTTGAAGATATTGCAGCA GTTGCTCTTGCACTTCACTTGGATGGATTG ATAATATCAAACACAACAATTTCAAGACCAGATCATATAAGGGAAGATCCAGTTGCTAAAGAATCGGGTGGCTTAAGTGGGAAGCCTCTCTTTGATCTATCCACCAGTATCTTGAAGGAGACATATTTATTAACGAAA GGGAAGATCCCTTTGATTGGCTGCGGAGGTATTAGCAG TGGTGAAGATGTATACAAGAAAATAAGAGCAGGTGCAACCCTCGTTCAGCTTTACACTGCATTTGCTTACGGGGGACCTGCCCTGATACCTCAGATCAAG GCCGAACTTGCCAGATGCTTAGAAAGGGATGGCTTCAAGTCTATTCATGAAGCAGTTGGAGCAGATTGCAGATAG
- the LOC141686942 gene encoding putative 4-hydroxy-tetrahydrodipicolinate reductase 2, chloroplastic — MMMAVLEVPINVFGQRNNFSFSSSRRPPNYACGIRKPRSFVLISATSQTPVQSVQVNTSIVTQNFAFPIMVNSCTGKMGKSVIEAAMNAGLDPLPVSFACEEDSGKIIEVGGKDFELYGPSNRENVLAKVFDENPGLIVVDYTVPMAVNDNAELYCKLGVPFVMGTTGGDREQLYKTVKDSNNYAVISPQMGKQVVAFLAAMEYMATQFPGAFSGYSLQVMESHQASKLDISGTAKAVISCFQKLGVSFDLDEVQQIRDPDQQLELVGVPEEYLSGHAFHMYHLTSPDETVSFEFQHNVCGRSIYAEGSIDAAFFLAKKIRSRAEKRIYNMIDVLQEGNMR; from the exons ATGATGATGGCAGTTCTTGAAGTCCCAATTAATGTCTTTGGACAAAGAAACAATTTTTCGTTTTCGAGTAGCAGGAGACCCCCTAATTATGCTTGCGGTATTCGAAAGCCGAGATCTTTTGTGTTGATTTCAGCTACGTCGCAAACCCCGGTTCAATCTGTCCAAGTGAATACTTCGATTGTTACACAGAACTTTGCTTTCCCCATTATG GTGAATAGTTGTACTGGGAAAATGGGGAAGTCGGTCATTGAAGCAGCGATGAATGCTGGGCTTGATCCGCTTCCTGTATCGTTTGCTTGTGAAGAGGATTCTGGTAAAATTATTGAAGTTGGGGGAAAAGATTTTGAGCTGTACGGCCCTTCGAATAGAGAAAATGTTTTGGCCAAAGTTTTTGATGAAAATCCGGGTTTGATTGTGGTGGACTACACAGTGCCTATGGCAGTAAATG ATAATGCTGAATTATACTGCAAACTTGGAGTACCTTTTGTAATGGGAACCACTGGCGGCGACAGGGAACAACTGTACAAAACTGTTAAAGACTCAAATAATTATGCTGTAATCTCACCTCAGATGGGAAAACAG GTTGTGGCTTTTCTTGCAGCAATGGAATATATGGCCACACAATTTCCTGGAGCCTTCTCAGGGTATAGCTTACAG GTTATGGAATCCCACCAAGCCAGCAAATTGGATATATCCGGAACTGCCAAGGCTGTCATCTCCTGCTTCCAGAAACTAGGGGTGTCCTTTGACCTGGATGAG GTACAACAAATTCGTGACCCAGACCAACAACTTGAGTTGGTAGGTGTCCCCGAGGAGTACCTATCTGGTCATGCATTCCATATGTATCATCTTACATCCCCTGATGAAAC AGTATCTTTTGAGTTTCAGCATAATGTTTGTGGTAGATCCATTTATGCAGAGGGTAGCATTGATGCGGCATTTTTTCTTGCCAAAAAG ATTCGGTCAAGAGCAGAAAAGCGGATCTACAATATGATCGATGTCTTACAAGAGGGCAACATGCGGTGA